From Diospyros lotus cultivar Yz01 chromosome 4, ASM1463336v1, whole genome shotgun sequence, a single genomic window includes:
- the LOC127798867 gene encoding LOW QUALITY PROTEIN: protein DETOXIFICATION 27-like (The sequence of the model RefSeq protein was modified relative to this genomic sequence to represent the inferred CDS: inserted 1 base in 1 codon) codes for MKSEGAMDERKAPLLEYSSPAVGSKHQEDEDEDVDLTRRVLVESKKLWHIVGPAIFSRIASYSMFVITQAFAGHLGDHEFAAISIASNVVVGFNFGLLLGMASALETLCGQAYGAKKYHMLGIYMQRSWIVLFICGVLLLPVYIFASPILKLLGQTPTVAELSGSAAIWMIPLHFSFVFQFPLQRFLQSQLKTGVIAWVSLAALLVHVFVSWLFVYRLKLGVVGVAVTLNFSWWVLVIGLMGYTVFGGCPLTWSGFSIEAFSGLWQFVKLSAASGVMLCLESWYYKILILMTGNLKNAEIAVDALSICMNINGWEMMIPLAFFAATGVRVANELGAGNGKGAKFATIVSVTTSVSIGLFFWLMILIFHNEIALIFTSSKLVLKEVSKLAMLLAFTVLLNSVQPVLSGVAVGSGWQSVVAYINLGCYYLIGVPLGFVXGWVFNYGVMGIWAGMIFGGTAVQTLMLTIITIRCDWDKEAETARLRLKKWGDRVDESNA; via the exons ATGAAGAGCGAGGGGGCCATGGATGAACGCAAAGCGCCCCTGTTAGAGTATTCATCACCCGCCGTCGGATCCAAACATcaagaagacgaagacgaagatgTCGATCTTACGCGGAGAGTCTTGGTTGAATCCAAGAAGCTATGGCACATAGTTGGCCCAGCGATCTTCAGCCGCATCGCCTCCTACTCCATGTTTGTCATCACCCAGGCCTTCGCCGGCCACCTCGGCGACCACGAGTTCGCCGCCATCTCAATCGCTAGCAATGTCGTCGTCGGCTTCAACTTCGGCCTCTTG TTGGGGATGGCGAGCGCTTTAGAGACGCTATGCGGGCAAGCTTATGGAGCCAAGAAATACCACATGCTGGGGATATATATGCAGCGTTCTTGGATAGTTCTCTTCATTTGTGGAGTCCTGCTTTTGCCGGTTTACATATTTGCCTCTCCGATACTGAAGCTTCTGGGGCAGACGCCGACGGTGGCCGAACTCTCCGGCTCGGCGGCCATATGGATGATTCCGCTGCACTTCAGCTTCGTTTTCCAGTTCCCGCTGCAGCGGTTCCTGCAGAGCCAGCTGAAGACCGGCGTGATCGCCTGGGTGTCGCTGGCGGCTCTGCTGGTCCACGTGTTCGTCAGCTGGCTGTTCGTTTACCGCCTCAAGCTTGGAGTCGTCGGCGTGGCCGTGACTTTGAACTTCTCGTGGTGGGTTCTGGTGATCGGGTTAATGGGTTACACCGTGTTTGGAGGGTGCCCTCTCACCTGGTCCGGCTTCTCCATTGAAGCCTTTTCTGGTCTTTGGCAGTTTGTCAAACTCTCTGCAGCTTCTGGCGTCATGCTCTG TTTGGAGAGCTGGTACTACAAGATACTGATATTGATGACCGGAAACCTGAAGAATGCAGAAATAGCGGTGGATGCTCTGTCCATATG CATGAATATTAACGGGTGGGAAATGATGATTCCTCTGGCTTTCTTTGCTGCCACTGG GGTTAGGGTCGCTAATGAGTTGGGAGCGGGCAACGGTAAAGGCGCCAAGTTCGCAACGATAGTGTCGGTGACGACATCGGTATCAATCGGGCTCTTCTTCTGGTTGATGATTCTGATCTTTCACAATGAAATTGCCCTAATATTCACCTCTAGCAAACTTGTCCTCAAAGAAGTAAGCAAGCTCGCAATGCTCTTAGCCTTCACTGTCCTCCTCAACAGTGTCCAACCAGTTCTCTCAG GGGTTGCTGTTGGATCCGGGTGGCAATCCGTTGTTGCATACATCAACTTGGGATGTTACTATCTGATTGGGGTACCCCTTGGATTTG ATGGATGGGTCTTCAACTATGGAGTTATG ggtaTATGGGCTGGAATGATTTTTGGAGGGACTGCAGTTCAGACCTTGATGTTGACAATAATTACCATTCGATGCGACTGGGACAAAGAG GCAGAGACGGCAAGATTGCGCTTGAAGAAGTGGGGAGATAGAGTTGATGAGAGCAATGCATGA